A stretch of Vigna angularis cultivar LongXiaoDou No.4 chromosome 4, ASM1680809v1, whole genome shotgun sequence DNA encodes these proteins:
- the LOC108331673 gene encoding adagio protein 1 isoform X1, giving the protein MEWDSDSDLSGDDDASFMLNHDDDFAGPLPFPVLQTAPCGFVVTDALDPDHPIIYVNAVFEMVTGYSAEEVLGRNCRFLQCRGPFAKRRHPLVDSTVVSEIRRCLDEGVEFQGELLNFRKDGSPLMNRLRLTPIYGDDEITHVIGIQFFTEANIDLGPLPGSKVKEYTKSSDQFRLVLSSLNPLHVGDRNVTRGVCGILQLSDEVLSLKILALLTPRDIASVSSVCRQFYELTKSENLWRMVCQNAWGSETTRVLETVPGARRLGWGRLARELTTLEAAAWRKLTVGGVVEPSRCNFSACAVGNRVVLFGGEGVNMQPMNDTFVLDLNSSNPEWQHVQVSSPPPGRWGHTLSCVNGSNLVVFGGCGRQGLLNDVFVLDLDAKPPTWREISGLAPPLPRSWHSSCTLDGTKLIVSGGCADSGVLLSDTFLLDLSMEKPVWREIPVTWTPPSRLGHTLSVYGGRKILMFGGLAKSGPLRFRSSDVFTMDLSEEEPCWRSVTGSGMPGAGNPGGIAPPPRLDHVAVTLPGGRILIFGGSVAGLHSASQLYILDPTDEKPTWRILNVPGRPPRFAWGHSTCVVGGTRAIVLGGQTGEEWMLSDLHELSLACSVI; this is encoded by the exons ATGGAGTGGGACAGTGATTCCGATCTCAGCGGAGACGACGACGCTTCCTTTATGCTCAACCATGATGACGATTTCGCCGGACCCCTCCCCTTCCCCGTCCTCCAGACCGCGCCCTGCGGCTTCGTCGTCACCGACGCGCTTGATCCCGACCACCCTATCATATACGTCAACGCCGTTTTCGAGATGGTCACCGGTTATAGTGCAGAAGAAGTGCTCGGTCGCAATTG CCGTTTCTTGCAGTGTCGAGGTCCATTTGCTAAGAGAAGGCATCCATTGGTGGACTCAACTGTTGTTTCCGAAATTAGAAGATGCCTTGACGAAGGGGTTGAATTCCAAGGTGAGTTGCTGAACTTTAGGAAAGATGGATCTCCACTTATGAACAGATTGCGTCTGACACCTATATATGGAGATGATGAGATAACTCATGTCATTGGAATCCAGTTCTTCACAGAGGCAAACATTGATCTTGGTCCCCTCCCAGGTTCTAAGGTTAAGGAATATACTAAATCATCAGATCAATTTCGTTTGGTGCTTTCCTCATTGAATCCTCTTCATGTTGGGGACCGTAATGTTACACGTGGAGTTTGTGGAATATTGCAATTAAGTGATGAGGTATTGTCTCTCAAGATACTTGCTCTCTTGACTCCAAGAGATATTGCATCTGTCAGTTCTGTTTGTAGGCAGTTCTATGAGCTAACAAAAAGCGAAAACCTTTGGAGAATGGTGTGCCAAAATGCTTGGGGCAGTGAGACTACACGTGTTTTAGAGACTGTGCCTGGTGCAAGGAGACTTGGATGGGGTCGGCTGGCAAGAGAACTGACCACTCTTGAAGCAGCAGCTTGGAGGAAACTGACTGTTGGAGGTGTGGTTGAACCTTCACGCTGTAATTTTAGTGCTTGTGCTGTTGGTAATAGAGTTGTCCTATTTGGTGGTGAAGGGGTTAACATGCAACCTATGAATGATACTTTTGTACTGGATCTGAATTCAAGTAATCCGGAGTGGCAACATGTCCAGGTGAGTTCTCCTCCCCCTGGTCGGTGGGGCCACACACTTTCTTGTGTTAATGGTTCTAATTTAGTTGTATTTGGAGGCTGTGGAAGGCAGGGCTTGCTCAATGATGTGTTTGTTCTGGACCTGGATGCAAAGCCTCCAACATGGCGTGAAATCTCTGGACTGGCACCTCCACTTCCGAGATCTTGGCATAGCTCCTGTACACTTGATGGTACTAAGTTGATAGTTTCTGGTGGCTGTGCTGATTCTGGTGTACTCTTGAGTGATACTTTCCTCCTTGATCTCTCAATGGAGAAACCTGTCTGGAGGGAGATACCAGTAACATGGACTCCACCTTCGCGTCTGGGTCACACACTATCCGTTTATGGTGGTAGGAAAATACTGATGTTTGGGGGTCTGGCCAAGAGTGGGCCCCTTCGGTTTCGCTCCAGTGATGTATTCACGATGGATTTAAGTGAGGAGGAGCCATGTTGGAGGTCTGTAACGGGGAGTGGAATGCCAGGTGCTGGAAATCCAGGAGGCATAGCTCCCCCTCCTAGACTTGATCATGTGGCTGTGACCCTTCCAGGTGGGAGAATTCTGATATTTGGTGGGTCTGTTGCAGGCCTTCATTCTGCTTCCCAGCTTTACATACTAGACCCGACTGACGAGAAGCCTACATGGAGAATCCTAAACGTACCTGGGCGCCCTCCAAGATTTGCTTGGGGACATAGTACATGTGTTGTTGGAGGGACAAGAGCTATTGTACTAGGTGGTCAAACTGGGGAGGAATGGATGCTAAGTGATCTCCATGAACTTTCCTTGGCATGCTCTGTTATCTAA
- the LOC108331673 gene encoding adagio protein 1 isoform X2, with protein MMTISPDPSPSPSSRPRPAASSSPTRLIPTTLSYTSTPFSRWSPVIVQKKCSVAIAVSCSVEVHLLREGIHWWTQLLFPKLEDALTKGLNSKFFTEANIDLGPLPGSKVKEYTKSSDQFRLVLSSLNPLHVGDRNVTRGVCGILQLSDEVLSLKILALLTPRDIASVSSVCRQFYELTKSENLWRMVCQNAWGSETTRVLETVPGARRLGWGRLARELTTLEAAAWRKLTVGGVVEPSRCNFSACAVGNRVVLFGGEGVNMQPMNDTFVLDLNSSNPEWQHVQVSSPPPGRWGHTLSCVNGSNLVVFGGCGRQGLLNDVFVLDLDAKPPTWREISGLAPPLPRSWHSSCTLDGTKLIVSGGCADSGVLLSDTFLLDLSMEKPVWREIPVTWTPPSRLGHTLSVYGGRKILMFGGLAKSGPLRFRSSDVFTMDLSEEEPCWRSVTGSGMPGAGNPGGIAPPPRLDHVAVTLPGGRILIFGGSVAGLHSASQLYILDPTDEKPTWRILNVPGRPPRFAWGHSTCVVGGTRAIVLGGQTGEEWMLSDLHELSLACSVI; from the exons ATGATGACGATTTCGCCGGACCCCTCCCCTTCCCCGTCCTCCAGACCGCGCCCTGCGGCTTCGTCGTCACCGACGCGCTTGATCCCGACCACCCTATCATATACGTCAACGCCGTTTTCGAGATGGTCACCGGTTATAGTGCAGAAGAAGTGCTCGGTCGCAATTG CCGTTTCTTGCAGTGTCGAGGTCCATTTGCTAAGAGAAGGCATCCATTGGTGGACTCAACTGTTGTTTCCGAAATTAGAAGATGCCTTGACGAAGGGGTTGAATTCCAAG TTCTTCACAGAGGCAAACATTGATCTTGGTCCCCTCCCAGGTTCTAAGGTTAAGGAATATACTAAATCATCAGATCAATTTCGTTTGGTGCTTTCCTCATTGAATCCTCTTCATGTTGGGGACCGTAATGTTACACGTGGAGTTTGTGGAATATTGCAATTAAGTGATGAGGTATTGTCTCTCAAGATACTTGCTCTCTTGACTCCAAGAGATATTGCATCTGTCAGTTCTGTTTGTAGGCAGTTCTATGAGCTAACAAAAAGCGAAAACCTTTGGAGAATGGTGTGCCAAAATGCTTGGGGCAGTGAGACTACACGTGTTTTAGAGACTGTGCCTGGTGCAAGGAGACTTGGATGGGGTCGGCTGGCAAGAGAACTGACCACTCTTGAAGCAGCAGCTTGGAGGAAACTGACTGTTGGAGGTGTGGTTGAACCTTCACGCTGTAATTTTAGTGCTTGTGCTGTTGGTAATAGAGTTGTCCTATTTGGTGGTGAAGGGGTTAACATGCAACCTATGAATGATACTTTTGTACTGGATCTGAATTCAAGTAATCCGGAGTGGCAACATGTCCAGGTGAGTTCTCCTCCCCCTGGTCGGTGGGGCCACACACTTTCTTGTGTTAATGGTTCTAATTTAGTTGTATTTGGAGGCTGTGGAAGGCAGGGCTTGCTCAATGATGTGTTTGTTCTGGACCTGGATGCAAAGCCTCCAACATGGCGTGAAATCTCTGGACTGGCACCTCCACTTCCGAGATCTTGGCATAGCTCCTGTACACTTGATGGTACTAAGTTGATAGTTTCTGGTGGCTGTGCTGATTCTGGTGTACTCTTGAGTGATACTTTCCTCCTTGATCTCTCAATGGAGAAACCTGTCTGGAGGGAGATACCAGTAACATGGACTCCACCTTCGCGTCTGGGTCACACACTATCCGTTTATGGTGGTAGGAAAATACTGATGTTTGGGGGTCTGGCCAAGAGTGGGCCCCTTCGGTTTCGCTCCAGTGATGTATTCACGATGGATTTAAGTGAGGAGGAGCCATGTTGGAGGTCTGTAACGGGGAGTGGAATGCCAGGTGCTGGAAATCCAGGAGGCATAGCTCCCCCTCCTAGACTTGATCATGTGGCTGTGACCCTTCCAGGTGGGAGAATTCTGATATTTGGTGGGTCTGTTGCAGGCCTTCATTCTGCTTCCCAGCTTTACATACTAGACCCGACTGACGAGAAGCCTACATGGAGAATCCTAAACGTACCTGGGCGCCCTCCAAGATTTGCTTGGGGACATAGTACATGTGTTGTTGGAGGGACAAGAGCTATTGTACTAGGTGGTCAAACTGGGGAGGAATGGATGCTAAGTGATCTCCATGAACTTTCCTTGGCATGCTCTGTTATCTAA